One part of the Eulemur rufifrons isolate Redbay chromosome 16, OSU_ERuf_1, whole genome shotgun sequence genome encodes these proteins:
- the NDUFA12 gene encoding NADH dehydrogenase [ubiquinone] 1 alpha subcomplex subunit 12 isoform X1: protein MELVQVLKRGLQQVSGHGGLRGYLRVLFRANDVRVGTLVGEDKYGNKYYEDNKQFFGRHRWVIYTTEMNGKNTFWDVDGSMVPPEWHRWLHCMTDDPPTTKPPVARKFIWTNHKFNVSGTPEQYVPYSTTRKKIHEWVPPSTPYK, encoded by the exons ATGGAGTTAGTGCAGGTTTTGAAGCGCGGGCTGCAGCAGGTCAGCGGTCACGGCGGCCTCCGCGGCTATCTACGAGTTTTGTTCAG GGCAAATGATGTGAGGGTTGGTACATTAGTAGGGGAAGACAAATATGGAAACAAATACTATGAAGACAACAAGCAATTTTTTG GCCGTCACCGGTGGGTTATATATACTACTGAAATGAATGGCAAAAACACATTCTGGGACGTGGATGGAAGCATGGTGCCTCCTGAATG GCATCGTTGGCTTCACTGTATGACTGATGATCCTCCAACAACAAAACCACCTGTTGCTCGTAAATTCATCTGGACAAACCATAAATTCAACGTGAGTGGCACCCCAGAACAGTATGTGCCTTACTCCACCACTAGAAAGAAGATTCATGAGTGGGTCCCACCTTCAACACCTTACAAGTAA
- the NDUFA12 gene encoding NADH dehydrogenase [ubiquinone] 1 alpha subcomplex subunit 12 isoform X2, which translates to MELVQVLKRGLQQVSGHGGLRGYLRVLFRANDVRVGTLVGEDKYGNKYYEDNKQFFGIVGFTV; encoded by the exons ATGGAGTTAGTGCAGGTTTTGAAGCGCGGGCTGCAGCAGGTCAGCGGTCACGGCGGCCTCCGCGGCTATCTACGAGTTTTGTTCAG GGCAAATGATGTGAGGGTTGGTACATTAGTAGGGGAAGACAAATATGGAAACAAATACTATGAAGACAACAAGCAATTTTTTG GCATCGTTGGCTTCACTGTATGA